One window of the Desulfovibrio sp. X2 genome contains the following:
- a CDS encoding asparagine synthase, which produces MRQALKSKLEAVRAAVTRQGRADAALPPLTGIVSVSGGLDSRLLAHVLRQWDLPFTAVHVTGPHIPMRESARAVAWLAAQGRPFHTVEADPLNRVEVLHNGRQRCYVCKGVMFRRIASLARELGAELVVEGSHADDLQGYRPGLTALAELGVVSPWALAGIRKAELRELARELGLADPEQPSRPCLFTRLEYGMIVSAELLRKTAEVEQEVEGLGLRDFRLRLHADGRIVVQIHARERGHARGHERAVLAMVRERFATPPQILYSETVSGYFDDNAGQADA; this is translated from the coding sequence ATGAGGCAGGCGCTCAAGAGCAAGCTCGAGGCCGTGCGCGCGGCCGTGACGCGGCAGGGGAGGGCGGACGCCGCCCTCCCGCCCCTCACGGGCATCGTCTCGGTGTCCGGCGGGCTGGACTCGCGGCTCCTGGCCCACGTGCTCCGGCAGTGGGACCTGCCCTTCACGGCGGTGCACGTCACCGGCCCCCACATCCCCATGCGCGAATCCGCCCGGGCCGTGGCCTGGCTCGCGGCCCAGGGCAGGCCCTTCCACACCGTGGAGGCCGACCCCCTGAACCGGGTCGAGGTCCTGCACAACGGCAGGCAGCGCTGCTACGTCTGCAAGGGCGTCATGTTCCGCCGCATCGCCTCCCTGGCCCGCGAGCTCGGCGCCGAGCTCGTCGTGGAGGGCAGCCACGCCGACGACCTTCAGGGCTACAGGCCCGGCCTCACGGCCCTGGCCGAGCTCGGGGTGGTCAGCCCCTGGGCCCTGGCCGGGATCCGCAAGGCCGAGCTGCGCGAGCTGGCCCGGGAGCTCGGCCTCGCCGACCCGGAGCAGCCGAGCCGCCCCTGCCTGTTCACGCGCCTGGAATACGGCATGATCGTGAGCGCGGAGCTGCTGCGCAAGACCGCCGAGGTGGAGCAGGAGGTGGAGGGCCTGGGGCTTCGCGACTTCCGGTTGCGCCTGCACGCGGACGGCCGGATCGTGGTGCAGATCCACGCCCGCGAGCGCGGCCACGCCAGGGGGCACGAGCGCGCCGTCCTGGCCATGGTGCGCGAACGCTTCGCCACCCCGCCGCAGATCCTCTACAGCGAGACGGTGAGCGGCTATTTCGACGACAACGCCGGGCAGGCGGACGCCTGA